The nucleotide sequence GATAAGGGTGAATTCGAAATCGCTTCAAAGTCACTCGAATCTCATACTGTTTTTGATAAAGTTGCTAGCTTCCTGAAGTGGTAAAATGAGACACTGCGTCCGTGCGTTCACGAAAGAACCTGTCCTAAAAGAACAGCTCGAAAGAGCCATCGATTATGCACGCTACGCGGCCTCATCTAAAAATATGCAACCTTGGCAACTCACTATTTGCCAAGGAAACATATTACAAAGTCTATCTAAAGACCTTATTGATGCCGTTTACTCCGGAGTCCCGCCCGCATCAGAACTAGGCGAAAGCAAAGAAAACCCCATCCCTCAAGTCTACATGGATCGGGCTAGACAGTGTGGCTATTCACTTTTTCAGCACAAAGCCATTGAACGCCATGACAAAGAAGCTCGCCTCGAACACTGGTGTGAAAACTACCGTTTTTTCGGTGCCTCCACAGTCATACTCTTTTATTACGACCATAAGCTTCCCTCCCACTGCTTGATAGACATGGGTATATTCTTAGAACGCCTTATGCACGGCCTGGAAAAAGAAGGCTTATCTTCTTGTCCTCAAGCATCACTGGTCGCATTCCCCGACATTCTAAAAAAACATATTGAAATGCCCGAAAACCTAAGCCCCATCTTTGGCCTATCCCTTGGCCACGAAGACCCCGAAGGAAAGGTGAATCAATTTCGCACCGAGAAGCTAGAAATTAATGATTTCACTAAATGGCTAAATTAAATAAGTCTCAGACTTGTAGATCCCTCATAACAAGGCAAAGTCACTGCGAAAAACAACCAGCCCATTAAAAGATGGACAATAAGAAAAAATTCATTAAAATTTTAAGTATCTTTATGACCCTTCTCTACCTACTCAACATGAGTGGAGCTAGGAGCAACGTGGTCTCATCTCTTATCCGCCCTCTCCTTCCCTATAAATGTAGTGGCCATGGCTGCGCATGTGATATAGCAGGAAAAGAACTAGCGGGCTGTGCTTGCTTTGGTATCATTGAAGAATCAAATGAAAAAGCTGATTTAAATACTTGCACTCCAGAAATTAAATCATGCTGCTCAGCAGAAAAAGAAGAACACACCCCTAAGAACAACGACTCCACAATAGATAAGACCGGCTGTGACGGCCTACTCTCAGACCTTTATGAAATGCTTGACAGGCATCTAAACTTCCAGATTCACGCATCGACTACCACTCACTATTTCATCTACCCATCAAGCCCCATAAAACTCCTAGCTTATCAACAAGTCAAACTCATCGCTTTAGATAAAATCCCCATTGTGTAGTCCCTCGCAGTCTGTCGGACTTTGAGCTTCGTAACGAAAAAGGGACCGAATAAAGCAGGTTTTTGTCCGAAATGAGACGAATATTGAACATATTTAACGATTTTCGGGCATGGATCCGGCAAAGTTCGGCGGTTTTGTAGTCGAACGGAGAGAAGTCCGACAGGCTGCTAGCCAGAGTGATATTTACTGGTGCTTTTGTCCTACGACAAACTAAAAATTTTTCACTCTGACCATAGCTCCTATGATTTTTCTACCTTAAGAAAATACCCCACACACTTACGCCCACTAACCCACACATCTTCATGTATGGGTATACTCCGTGCGTACAACTCCACTTTAAAGAAACTACACAATGAAAAAATTACTTGCTTTATTATCATTAAGCTCCATAAGCTTATTAGCTCAAGTCACCAAACACGAAGACCACAACCAAGCCTGTCCTTGTAATGAATCTCACGATGTTCTCCACTATGCTCCTGCAGGAGTCATGGGTGCCCACATTCACCAAAAAGGCGAATGGATGATTGGTACTCGATCAATGTTCATGGAAATGGATGGCCTTAGAGATGGCACTAATCGAGTCTCCAATAACAAAGCCCATGGCGACTACATGGCTGTACCCAAAGACATGAAGATGCAAATGCACATGCTCGACATCATGTACGGCCTCAATGACGACTGGACACTCACCTTGATGATCCCATGGGTACGCTATAGCATGAACTTAAATCGCCGTATGACCATGGGAGGTAACACCACTAATACTAATTTCAAAACACGTAACGAAGGACTAGGCGACATCAAGCTTGGAAGTATTTATCGTGCTTATGATAATGGTTCAGATCAAGTATTACTTGGCCTCACGCTCAATCTCCCTACTGCTGATGTTGATGCAGAATCGAACACTCCCATGGGTGATAACACTCGCTTAGGCTATCCCATGCAAATTGGATCCGGTACATGGGACCTCATCCCCTCAGTTGTGTATAACAAATTCTACTCAAACTGGTCCTGGGGTACTAAACTTGAAGCTATCCTTCACACAGGAGAAAATAGTGAAGGCTACCGCAGAGGCGATAAGCTCACATCAAACCTCTGGGCCTCGAGAGCACTCAATCCTGTATTTGCCCTGAATTCTCGCATAGAATTCAATGCTTGGGAAGATTATCGCGGCGACGACGATAAGCTAAAACCCATGAGTGGTATGAACCCTGTTGCCGATGCCGATCTGCGCGCAGGTAAAAACGGCTCAGTTTTTGCAGGCTTTACGTGGAAAACTTGCGAAAAGAGTCGAGTTCAATTCGAAGCAGGCGTCCCTGTTTATCAAGAGATTGATGGCCCGAACCTAGAAACAGACTACACAGTTAATATAAACTTCCTGTATTCATTCTAAGTCACCTTTGCTGTATTCACCTAGTCGAGCGACTAAGTGAATACACACAAAACTATCATAGTTAATGAGATGCAAAACTATGATCTCAACAACTGAATAAGTAAAAATATCCCTCCGTGAAATCTCGTCATTATTTTTTTCATTTTTTATCAAAAAGCAACTTGCAGAAAACAAGTACCGAATTACTTTGGCGTCGTTTCGGAGCGTAGCGCAGTCTGGTAGCGCGTTTGGTTTGGGTCCAAAAAGTCGCGAGTTCGAATCCCGCCGCTCCGACATTTTATTTCTTTACCAGGAAATAAACCCCTTGTTTTCCTCACGGAAAATGTTTTACAGATTAAGTCTGTTTTTAAGACTTGATTTTCACATCGGAGCGTAGCGCAGTCTGGTAGCGCGTTTGGTTTGGGTCCAAAAAGTCGCGAGTTCGAATCCCGCCGCTCCGACTCTTTTTTAATTTTAACTATTAAATTAAATTTCATGAGTCTATATAAATCCACATTTCCTGCAGTTTTACTTATTGAAAGCGACCCTCAATTGAGCGAGTTTTTCAGTAGAATGATAAGTAATTGTGGCTATGAAGTTTTAACAATAAGCCACGAAGAAGAGTTCGAAAATCTAAACAAAGACGAGATCGAAATTATACACGCATGTATAATCAATGAAATCACTGATCATACTAAATTTTTTGAAACCTACGAAAAAAGCTTTCGTTTACACAATATCAAAAAAGCTCCCATCATCTTAATCACTGCTGGCGACGAAGACCTTGATCCTATTATTGTATCGAAAACTTTTCACATCTCAAGAAAAATGAATTTCAATTTCTCGGAATTAACTGACAAAATCCACGATGCGATCTTAGTTTAAAATCGACAAAATCACTCCTTTTACAACTGCAAATTTTTGATTTCACTTTATAGTCTCTAAAAATTTAAGGACATAATTATGGATAACTGTATTTACTGTAAAATATCTGAGAAAAGAGAAAGTGCCGACATCGTCTATCAGGACGATACTTTCTGTGCCTTCTTACACCCCACGCCTATCAATCACGGCCACATTGTCCTCACACCTTCAGAGCACTGCACCAGCCTAACGCTCTTAGATGACGAAACTTACTCAAAGCTCCATTGCCTAGCAAGAAAACTAGCTAAAGCCACCTTAAAAACAAAACAATACGATGGCTTCAACATCCAGTATAACCACGGCGAATGCGCCGGCCAAGACGCCTTGCACGCTGCTATTCATATCATCCCAAGAATTGGCACCGATGGATTCTATCTCAACTGGAGAATGCAAGACCCCGAGTCTGCTGAAAAAAGAAAAGAACTCGCGGAATTCATTCATAGTAAAACTATTTAATGGATGCGAGATACTCACTATTTTTAACTGAACTCAGTGAAGACAACCCTCAATACTCAATCAAATCACTGCTCTTTATTTGTCGAGGCATAGAGTTTTTTAACCAGACGCAAACAAGTAATGATAGCGACACGATCCTCAATAGCCTCTATTTACATGCTTTTAATGAATACGGGCCCCTCGCCCTCTTCACCCTAAATAAGCTCAATTTCTACAAAAACTCAGACTTCGTCACCGCCATCAATCTGCTCATTGAGAAAAAAATTTTTACGGGCATCGAAAAACTCGAAATCACAGCCCAAGTAAACGAACAAAATTTAAGCTCAATAATCCAAAAAAAGGCACTGCCTGAGCCTGCTTTTTGGCCGAAAATAAAAAAAGTGAATAATTTTCAAAGATTTCTCAAAATCTGACTGGCAGAAAAACAATTTCGGCTTATTATCTACCCGTCGCCAGCATAGCTCAGTTGATAGAGCAGCTGACTTGTAATCAGCAGGTCGTCGGTTTGAGTCCGACTGCTGGCTCTCTAAAGCACTTACATTTATGTAAGTGCTTTTTTATTCCCATCATCCCTAAGCCTAAATAGAAATACGCCCAAACCCCTGAACTAACTTTAGAAGATTTACGTAGACATCCTGCTCATGGAACTTTATAACTTTTCACAGCAATACTCGTACAACTTTCGAAAAAAGTCATAAGTCAATGTGGACCAAAGATCAAGACAATTGATAAATGTAGCTCACGGATTCAGAACATCAATAAATGAATACTTTTGTGTACTTATGCGCTTAATCTGACTGGCAGAAAAACAATTTCGGTTTATTATCTACCCGTCGCCAGCATAGCTCAGTTGATAGAGCAGCTGACTTGTAATCAGCAGGTCGTCGGTTTGAGTCCGACTGCTGGCTCTCTAAAGCACTTACATTCATGTAAGTGCTTTTTTATTTTCATCCTCCAGTATTATTTCTGTTAATTTTAAGTGAAATTAGCTCACCATCCCTTCCCTACAAAGAATAATAGTGCTAATACACAAGTACATTAATCGAATATTCGTAGATCTAACTGGATTGCACCACATGAAAAGCTTTAAATTAATCATCAGCATACTACTGCTAAATTGCATATTACTTGCAAATGAGCTCGATGATAATTTAAGCTTAGAAGACTTAATGAATATTGAAGTAACGAGTATCTCTAAAAAAGAAGAAAGTGCTTTCACTGCCTCATCAGCTATATACGTCATTTCACAGGCAGAAATGAAAAGCAAAGGCGCAAGCAACTTAGCCGAAGCACTCAGAGGAACTCCAGGCGTACAAGTCTCCAGAAGAACGAATAACTCCTGGGAAGTGAGCATCAGGGGCTTTGATAGCCTTTATTCAAACAAGCTTCTCGTTCTCATCGATGGACGCACTGTTTACACCCCTATCTTTTCAGGAACCTATTGGAATTTCACCAATTACCCAATCGCAGACATCGAGCGAATTGAAGTCATCCGAGGTCCCGGTGCATCGATGTGGGGATCCAATGCCGTCAATGGCGTCATAAATATCACCACCAAACACAGCAAAGACACCCTAGGCGGCTTAAGTAAACTTGAATATGGCGAAGATTTCCAACAAGCTTACTTACGCATTGGCGAAACTTTAGATGAAGAAGGAAAATTAAATCTCCGTGCTTATGGCCAATTCCAAAAGTACGACACCTTAAATCCTGGGAGTAAAAACAAGCACGATCAACAAAATGATGACTGGGACCATGCCCAAGGCGGATTTAGACTAGATTACGACGTAACACCCAAAGATACAATAAAAATATCCGGCGACGCCTACAGCGTCGATCAAGTCACTTTTAACTCCATAAATAGTAACAGTTTTTACGAAGATAGTGATGCTACTGGCTATAACCTTAGCCTTGATTACACCAAGCAAATTTCTACGGACGAAAAGTTTCACGCTTTGATCTATTATGATTTCTATGATTTCAACCAAGAATTCACTACCAATACCTATGTTCAATCGTGGAATTTTGAATTTGACTACCACTTTAGCCCCATTAAAAATCATGACGTCACCATTGGAGCAGGAACTCGTCTCTATCGCTCTCAAGTCAAAGACCCTAGTGGCCAACTACGCATGTTCCCTGTTAATGAAAACACAACTAACTACAATTTTTTCATCCAAGACAAAATCACCCTACAGCCTAATCGTTGGACACTTACATTAGGCTCCAAGTTCGAAGAACATGATTACTCTGGCTTTGATTACCAACCCTCTGCACGACTCGCCTATACACCCAATCGTAAGAACACCCTATGGCTTGCTGCTTCTCGTGCTGTTAGAACCCCAAACCGCTATGAACACAACTCCAATTT is from Lentisphaera profundi and encodes:
- a CDS encoding nitroreductase; translation: MRHCVRAFTKEPVLKEQLERAIDYARYAASSKNMQPWQLTICQGNILQSLSKDLIDAVYSGVPPASELGESKENPIPQVYMDRARQCGYSLFQHKAIERHDKEARLEHWCENYRFFGASTVILFYYDHKLPSHCLIDMGIFLERLMHGLEKEGLSSCPQASLVAFPDILKKHIEMPENLSPIFGLSLGHEDPEGKVNQFRTEKLEINDFTKWLN
- a CDS encoding transporter; this encodes MKKLLALLSLSSISLLAQVTKHEDHNQACPCNESHDVLHYAPAGVMGAHIHQKGEWMIGTRSMFMEMDGLRDGTNRVSNNKAHGDYMAVPKDMKMQMHMLDIMYGLNDDWTLTLMIPWVRYSMNLNRRMTMGGNTTNTNFKTRNEGLGDIKLGSIYRAYDNGSDQVLLGLTLNLPTADVDAESNTPMGDNTRLGYPMQIGSGTWDLIPSVVYNKFYSNWSWGTKLEAILHTGENSEGYRRGDKLTSNLWASRALNPVFALNSRIEFNAWEDYRGDDDKLKPMSGMNPVADADLRAGKNGSVFAGFTWKTCEKSRVQFEAGVPVYQEIDGPNLETDYTVNINFLYSF
- a CDS encoding HIT family protein: MDNCIYCKISEKRESADIVYQDDTFCAFLHPTPINHGHIVLTPSEHCTSLTLLDDETYSKLHCLARKLAKATLKTKQYDGFNIQYNHGECAGQDALHAAIHIIPRIGTDGFYLNWRMQDPESAEKRKELAEFIHSKTI
- a CDS encoding TonB-dependent receptor plug domain-containing protein, with protein sequence MKSFKLIISILLLNCILLANELDDNLSLEDLMNIEVTSISKKEESAFTASSAIYVISQAEMKSKGASNLAEALRGTPGVQVSRRTNNSWEVSIRGFDSLYSNKLLVLIDGRTVYTPIFSGTYWNFTNYPIADIERIEVIRGPGASMWGSNAVNGVINITTKHSKDTLGGLSKLEYGEDFQQAYLRIGETLDEEGKLNLRAYGQFQKYDTLNPGSKNKHDQQNDDWDHAQGGFRLDYDVTPKDTIKISGDAYSVDQVTFNSINSNSFYEDSDATGYNLSLDYTKQISTDEKFHALIYYDFYDFNQEFTTNTYVQSWNFEFDYHFSPIKNHDVTIGAGTRLYRSQVKDPSGQLRMFPVNENTTNYNFFIQDKITLQPNRWTLTLGSKFEEHDYSGFDYQPSARLAYTPNRKNTLWLAASRAVRTPNRYEHNSNLFFGAVVGNHDVDSETVKTYEAGYRVLATEKLSFDFTVFYNDYSDLTTTKVTTGDNLIVNDASADSYGFEVSSNYLATNDWQLKLSYSYFDIDTDQEKDNASYFPTDNVTAQHQASVYSFYRISKELQWDLTAYYQDTKDPSINDVKNTSNQAFIKLDTKFTWTCSPKLEIYVAGQNLLEDSTSETLYYVEAPRTFLMGLNYRF